A window from Enterococcus mediterraneensis encodes these proteins:
- a CDS encoding branched-chain amino acid aminotransferase: MEKMDWANLGFQYHNLPYRFVAHFKEGQWQKGTLQESNELTIGEASTALHYGQQCFEGLKAYRRKDGKIQLFRADQNAQRLNQSAKRLLMPEVPESMFLEAIKTVVRANEEFVPPYGYGATLYVRPLLIGVGNCLGVQPAEEYLFIVFCSPVGAYFKDGLKPADFIVTDFDRAAPVGTGASKVGGNYGGSLYPHLEAVKADFADCIYLDPATHTKIEEVGAANFFGITQDGEFVTPLSESILPSITKYSLLYLAKDRFGMPTIEGDVYIDELDRFKEAGACGTAAVITPIGGIQYRDNLHVFYSQTEVGPTIRKLYDELVGIQFGDVEAPEGWIQEV; the protein is encoded by the coding sequence ATGGAAAAAATGGATTGGGCAAATCTGGGGTTTCAGTATCATAACTTACCCTATCGTTTTGTTGCACATTTCAAAGAAGGGCAATGGCAAAAAGGTACCTTGCAAGAATCAAATGAATTAACAATCGGCGAAGCTTCGACGGCGTTGCATTATGGCCAACAGTGTTTTGAAGGATTAAAAGCCTATCGACGCAAAGACGGAAAAATCCAATTATTCCGTGCAGATCAAAACGCGCAACGTTTGAATCAGAGCGCTAAACGTTTGTTGATGCCGGAAGTACCAGAGAGTATGTTTTTAGAAGCAATCAAAACTGTTGTTCGGGCCAATGAGGAGTTTGTTCCTCCATATGGCTATGGGGCTACATTGTACGTGCGGCCTTTATTGATCGGTGTGGGGAATTGTTTAGGTGTTCAGCCAGCAGAAGAATATCTCTTTATCGTCTTCTGTTCACCAGTAGGCGCCTACTTTAAAGATGGGCTGAAACCTGCTGATTTTATCGTTACGGATTTTGACCGGGCAGCACCTGTCGGGACGGGCGCAAGCAAAGTCGGCGGGAATTACGGCGGTAGTTTGTACCCCCATCTAGAAGCGGTGAAAGCTGATTTTGCGGATTGTATTTATCTTGATCCTGCTACCCATACAAAAATCGAAGAAGTAGGAGCAGCAAACTTCTTTGGGATCACTCAAGATGGAGAATTTGTTACACCGTTATCAGAGTCCATCTTACCATCCATTACGAAATATTCATTGCTTTATTTGGCAAAAGATCGCTTTGGTATGCCAACAATCGAGGGCGATGTCTATATCGATGAGCTGGATCGATTCAAAGAAGCCGGTGCATGCGGAACCGCTGCAGTCATCACACCAATCGGTGGCATTCAATATAGAGATAATCTTCATGTCTTTTACAGTCAGACCGAAGTTGGACCGACGATCCGGAAACTATATGACGAATTGGTCGGTATACAATTTGGTGATGTTGAAGCTCCTGAAGGCTGGATCCAAGAAGTATAG
- a CDS encoding GNAT family N-acetyltransferase, with amino-acid sequence MMKKIWLKEITQEDLKPLWEISYGPNADLTWMEFNGPYFQDPVLNWQEFSTGWGKDSVNHPHRKLIMTENQLVGMVTAYWEDGQLKQWLETGITIYDPADWGNGIGSAALKLWCHELFDRYPYLPHLGFTTWSGNLGMQKVGEKIGMQKEGVIRKVRFWQNQYFDSVKYGILRDELKKN; translated from the coding sequence ATTATGAAAAAAATCTGGTTGAAAGAAATCACGCAAGAAGATTTGAAACCATTATGGGAAATCAGTTATGGTCCAAATGCTGATTTGACATGGATGGAATTTAATGGTCCGTATTTTCAGGACCCGGTGTTGAACTGGCAAGAATTTTCTACCGGTTGGGGCAAAGACTCGGTGAATCATCCTCATCGGAAATTGATCATGACTGAAAATCAGCTAGTAGGTATGGTCACTGCTTATTGGGAAGATGGTCAGTTAAAACAATGGCTTGAGACAGGTATCACGATTTATGATCCAGCCGATTGGGGAAATGGGATCGGTTCTGCCGCGTTAAAACTTTGGTGCCATGAATTATTTGACCGCTATCCTTATTTACCGCATCTTGGTTTTACCACATGGTCCGGTAATCTTGGGATGCAAAAAGTCGGCGAAAAGATTGGGATGCAAAAAGAAGGTGTCATCCGCAAAGTACGATTCTGGCAGAACCAATATTTTGATTCCGTGAAGTACGGAATTTTGCGGGACGAATTGAAAAAAAACTGA
- a CDS encoding PadR family transcriptional regulator, whose translation MISSDGIRGYNDAIILSILKKNDSYGYEISKTIREVTDEKYIIKETTLYSVFARLEKNNLISSYPGEITHGKKRTYYKITEPGLEYLKEKQQEWQSTKAVVDQFMEGN comes from the coding sequence ATGATCTCAAGTGATGGCATTCGCGGGTATAATGATGCGATTATTTTGTCAATCCTGAAAAAAAATGATTCTTACGGGTATGAGATTTCAAAAACGATCCGTGAAGTGACGGATGAAAAATACATCATCAAAGAAACGACACTTTACTCCGTTTTTGCGCGCCTGGAAAAAAATAATCTGATCAGTTCTTATCCTGGAGAGATCACACATGGTAAGAAACGGACCTACTATAAAATAACGGAACCTGGATTAGAATATTTGAAGGAAAAACAACAGGAATGGCAATCAACAAAAGCAGTTGTTGATCAGTTTATGGAGGGAAATTAA